gggatagtcaacatggctttgtgcatgggaaatcatatctctcaaacttgattgaatttttgaagaagtaacaaagaggattgatgaaggtggagtagtagatgtgatctatatggacttcagtaaggctttcgacaaggttcccatgggagactgattagcaaggttagatttcatggaatacatggagaactagccatttggatacagtactggctcaaaggtagaagacagagggtggtggtggagggttgcctttcagactggaggcctgtgaccagtggagtgccacaaggatcagtgctgggtccactgcttttcattatttagataaatgatttggatgtgaacataggaagtatagttagtaaatttgcagatgacaccaaaattggaggtgtagtgggcagcgaagaaggttacctcagagtacaatgggatcttgatcggatggaccaatgggctgaagagtggcagaagCAGTCTAATTCAGATCAATGTGAGGTGTGGAATTTTGCAAAGGCAAAtcacagcaggacttatacacctaatggtaagatcctaggcagtgttgcagaacaaacagaccttggagtgcaagttccttgaaagtagagtcacaggtagataggataatgaaggcagaatttgatatgctttcctttattggtcaaagcattgagtattggagttgggaagtcacgttgcaactgtacaggacattagttaagacacttttgaaatattgtgtgcaattctggtctccctcctatcagaaggatgttgtgaaacttgaaagagttcagaaaatatttacaaggatgttgccagggttggaggatttgagctatagggagaggttgaataggctagggctgttttccctggagcatcagaggctgagtggtgaccttatagaggtttagaaaatcatgaggggcacggataggataaatagacaaagtcttttccctgggttgagggaatccagaactagagagcataggtgtGGGGTCAGAGGTGAAaaattaaaaagggacctaaggggcaaccttttcaggcagagggtggtgcatgtttggaaagagctgccagaggaagtgatggaggctagcacaattacaacatagaataggcacctggatggatatatgaataggaagggtttaagaggaatataggccaagggctggcaaatgggactagattagtttagggtatctggttgacatggatgagttggaccaaaggggttttttttccatgctctacatctctatgactcaatgtgtCAAGGCAAGATTCAAGAAATCTTGCATGAACTGGTGATTGCTTGAATAGGAATAAAATCTGTCACGTGCCTGAATCCTGCTTGCCTCCTGAGTCTTTGTCCTGGGTTAGGGGTTACACATCTACAAATGTGAAAAGGATTGGGAAGAATCACAAAAGGCTCTCAGTGGAGACGCACAATTGGGCAAATACTGGAAGTCATGCTTAAAgaaaacattacattggattagttaGAGATTGCTCCAGAATGAGTGCCAAGGTCCAGATACATGTGACAGGAGGATTTTATTTTAGTCACATAGATACAATAGAAATCCAAATGGAGAACTCAGCTGTCAATAGTGCAAACGGTGAGCATGAGGACTGAACAGTGACTAACTGAGAAACATTATTAGTAGTCCAGGAAATGCATGTTGGAAAGAGTGAGGATGTTACAGATCAGATGAGAAATGCTGAATTTGGGAGTCAGGAGCAAGCTTACAGAATGAGAAGCAGGCTGCAAAATAAAAATAGCATCGGGGTAGATGGAGAGAACCCAAAACTGGCTGAATGGAATTTTGTCCAGAAATCAGAATTTAGGCTTTAAAAATAATTTGAAGGGAAGCATGAATTGGTGTTGAGGAGGTACTCTTCCATAAGTAATCAAAATAGAAGAGTCAGGATGCGAGGATAAATTAATAAAGAGAAAGGGAACGCTAACCATTTAGATTTCACAGAAAGACATTGATCCCAGCTGTGTTAAAATGTACACTTCCACTTTGTACAGGTCCCTCCTGCCCTTGAACAGATGGCCATGCAGCAAGAATCTAAAGCCTTCCCTCTAGACATGCATTCACTGGTCTTATCTTATTATTCCTGTACTCGTCAGTGTGGAGCAGTGGACACAAAATGGAAATAAATGGCCACCTTACTTTTACATTTTTGCAGGGCTAGAGACAATAAGAAGCACAGAGGACTTCAAAAGGAAATGACCCACACAGAGGCTCATAGGAGCTAAATTTTACATAAATGGAACAATATTTTCAGTTAGAATTTCCTCACTTTTTAACCTCCCACTTTTTCCAATTGCCTGATTGTATGAGCTGAAAAAAATTAATCTGCCCTACAGTTCCATCTATTGCTGAGAGTCCACACTGTAAACAGGGTGACCCTTACAACCACGGAATGGTTTTCTGTGGTTTATCACAGCCTGAGTATATTATAGGGAACGCTCCAGCACCAGGCAGGAAGCTGCCAGGAAAGgacatttcccatttaaatgaatagGTTCACTCCTATCTGTGGCTTCAGGCTTCTGCAGTAGGTCCTGGAACGTAACCCCCGCGGGTACTTGGGGGGGGGGCGCTATGTATATAGCTACAACCCAAAGGAATCATCTTGATCCGGGCGATAAATAAAGTGGGCACAAGTCAATTGAAAGCCAATTTTAAATCTCTCCCAATTTTATTTACAATAGCATCAATGTCAGTCCACACTTCGCAAAAAAATGCTTTAAGTGCATTTTGGATAGAATCAAATGTACATCTGCTTCCTAAAAAAGCTCTCACCATTAAAATGACTTAGTTAATGCAAAGAAAGCAAACATCTTTGGGATctactttatttttattttatttagcACACATCTTAAAGTAAAAATGAGGTAGCACAGTGGAAGTAAACTATCAAAACAGTGGGAACTTTAGCATTTATTCTTTAATCGATTTAGGTCAACCCAAATTAATCCAAACTTCAAAATGGAGGCCAGCTCGCTGGAACATTTAGGCTGGATTCACTGTTCAGGCACTGCCAGCCAAACTGTCTACTCGGGCTCTTCTCACTCTGTGCATGTTCCTGGGCTTTTCACCCGAAGGTGGCGATGGAATGAGAACACGACCATCCTGTTTAGGTATTGAAGATAATACCTCAACAGAGTTTCTCAAATTTGATGACAAAGTCCTCTTACTTTCTGTGGTGCAATGATTATCTGTTCGGATGGAGGAAGAAACTGACTGCCCCCAAACAGCGAAGTTATTAGGAGATTCTGAATACGCCAATGACTTCTGAACATCAGCTTGTAAAAGTAGCGATCCTTCAATGCAAGTTCTATCAGGTGTAGACTCAATTTCTCGCTTATCAAATGGTCCTGACACATCACCCATTAGATGTAGTTGAACTTTACTCTGGCCTTTCATGTTAGACTGAGGATGAGCAGCACATGTATTTTCTGATGTAGGACAGCTTGCTGAAGCTCGCTCATCGTGGTAACTAGGCAATGATAAGTCCACTGCCCTAAAAGATGTCCTGTGTGAGGATGTTGCAAGGGCTTTTAAGTTCCCAGTTCCATTGGAACTGGATTCACCTTTAGTCGAAATACTGTgtttttttattttctgttctagATCAGCTTCTGACAGGTCAGCTGCCAATATGGAGTATTGAGTTTCTTCTGATGTCTTGGCTGCTGTGTTGCTCCACCTCGATATGTTTCTACatcaaacaaaaaaaatgctTTATGTGGAATGTGATGGTACATTAAACTCTGCTATAATAACACTCGAGGCGGTCTTTCTTTCATGTAAGTAGTGCAAGACATAGGAGAGTAATAGTAGTAGCCATGTTCAGGACAATATTCTGGTACAGTGCACCAAAGTTCTGCAAAAGCTCTGCAGGCTGataactcagtttcacagctgcaACTGCTCACTTACTAAGTTACTGATCTCAGTTATACCATCATGCTGAGACAGAAAGCAGAGGCCAGCCTTATCCTTCCTATGAAAGGAAACAAAATGAAAGGATAATCATTCTGGAGAGTTATTCTCATGTACCTCCTAACAGCCAGTTACACCATAATCTCCAGAGATTCCCACCATCCTAGATGCCAATGAATTCCATTCACCTTATCTCACATCAAGAAAGGCTGAAGGCAATAGATGCAAAAAAAACCTACAGACACTGATAATATTTCAGCAGCAGTACTGAAGATTAAAACAACCCATGCCCCtgtcaaactgttccagtacagctacaaacACTGGTGTCGACCTGACAATATGGCAAATGAACTGGATGTGTTCTATTCACATAAACAGGAAAACCTAATTAACTGTATCATCAGTTTACTTGTAACCATCAGCAACATGACAGAAGGTGCTATCAAACAATCCTCCTCACTCAATTAACTACTCAACAACACTGAATCATATAAACACCAACTCTCAGTGAAAAGAAGAGGGTTATGGGTCTGTGGGGAGATTAGTGATAAGGAAGTgtgagattatgaaaggatttgaaaactaAGAAGGAATTTAAATATCGAGATGTTGCTTGGCCAGTTCAGTGTGGATGAGTTAACACAGGGGTGGTAAGCAAACAGATGGGAATCACAGGCACAGGCAGCAAAGATTAGATAGCTACAGTTTTATGGATGGTACAACGTGGGAGCTAACCATCAGTGCACTGGAATAATAAAGTCCAGTGGTAACAAAAGCATGAGGGTTTTAAGCAGCATATAGATTGAGTCTGATGTGGAAAATGTTGATGCTCCAAAGATGAAAATGGGTGGTCTTAACAATGGTGCTGATACATGATCCAAATCTCTTTTCGGGATCAGGTACGAGACGAAGATTATGAATAGTTAGGTTCAGGCTCAGACAGTTGCCAGGAGTCAGGAGGTAGTGAAAGTGTTTATGGACAAAGTCGAACACAATTGCTTGTGTCTTTGCAATATTTAATTGGAAGTCATTTCTGCTGAACCAGCTGTCAGACATGCAACATGATAATTTAGCAACACTGGATGAGTATAAGGAGTGGTGTGACAGAGCTGATAGTGTGTACATGAAAAAAACAAATGCTGTGTTTTCAAAGGATGTCACTGAGGGGCAGTTTGTAAATGTCAAACATAGAACTTTGGGAAACATCAGCATGGAATTGGAAGGTATTGGTGTGTTCAAGGAGTTTGGAAAGGAAAACGGCATTGGAACCGAATTTGAGGTTTACAGGACAGTTGGAGCAAGAGGTATTTTTGAGGAGCTGGGCGACGTTAGCAAAATTAAATGTGAGACAGTACCCGAGGATCAACAACTACTAATAATATCAGCTCACACAGGGATCAGGAAAAGTAAAGGAACAAGGAGTGGATTACATGGACATGATTAATTCATAAATACATGAGAGAAGTTTGAAGAGAAGCTAGGGTAAGATACAAGTTCGATATTAGGACAGGAGGCAACCTTAGAGGCAGTTTGTCCTGATGGGATAGTGGAAGAGAGGAAAGTAGAAGAGACACCTGATATGTATATCTAAATCTTAATGTGAAAGAGATCTCTGAGGTCCTGGCAAGGCCACAATGTGGCACCAAGAGAACTGGAGTATTGGTACCTGCTCTAATATTTCCTCAGAATATTGAAGTGGTTCCAATTTGATAGCCCCTGCCACAACAGCTTGGTCATTGTGGGGGGTACAGGCAAAAGATGCTATTGTCTGCCCCTTATTGTGTTTGAGAAGGTGGCAGTCAGCTTTCTTTAACCACTGTAGTCCATGTGATTTAAGTACATTTGGTGTTATGACGGAGGATGTACCAGCACAGTGATAATGACGCAACAATAATGTGGCTCTGAGTCAGGATAGTATGTGTGGTTTAGAATGGATCTTGCAGATAGTGATGTACTCCATCTACAGCCCTTTTCAAGGTGATAAAAATTGTAGACTTAAACATGTTGTTGAAAGAACCTTGTCAGGTTGCTGCAGTGCACcgtgtaaatggtacacactgccaCTGTGCAACACTGCTGGAGAGAATGAATGTGTAGGTGCTCGATGAATTAGAACATTGAatagtacagtacagtacaggcccttcggcattcgatgttgtgctgacctttgaTCATACTCtaaaatcaaactaacctacatacactTCAGTTGTACGATCTTCCATGCGCCTATCCAAGaatcgcttaaatatccctaatgtatctgactgtactaccactgctggcagtgcattccaagcatccaccactctctgtgtaaagaaccaatcTCTAGCATCTCCCctaaaacctttctccaatcaccttaaaattatgccccctcgtgataaCCATTTCCACTCtggagaaaagtctctggcttATCCACTCCATCTAcgcctcatcatcttgtacaccttcatcaagtcaccttttatccttctttgctccaatgagaaaagccctagctccctcaagcttgcttcataagacatgccctccaatccacatcattctggtaaatctccactgcatCATTTcaaaaacttccacatccttcctataatgaggtgatcggaactgaacacaatattccaaatgtggttcaACCAGGGCTTTacagagctgcaacataaccttgcGGCTCAAACAAAATCCCACTgccaatgaaagccaacacaccatatgccttcttaacaactatcaacttgggtggtaactttgaggggTCTATGGACATGAATCTCAAGATCCCAGTGTTCCTCCACAATCCAGCCTTaaactctgtattctgcattcaaattcgacctttcaaaatgaatcacttcacgcttttccaggttgaactccatctgccacttgccagcccagctctgcatcctgtcaatgtcccgttccAAACTATAAGAGCCCTACACACCATCCACcgctccaccaaccttcgtgtcattggcaaacttactaacccaccctttcaattcttcatccaagtcatttataaaaatcacaaatagCAGAAGTCctagaaccgatccctgtggaacagcactggtcaccaagctccaggctgaatactttccatctacgaccaccctctgtcttctatggaccagccaattctgtatccagacagccagatttctctgtatcccatgcctccttactttctgaacgaacctaccatggggaacctgattAAATATCTTGCTAAAAATCTATGgacatcacatctactgctctaccttcatcaatatgttttgtcacatcctcaaagaattcaataaggcttgagGCAAGACTGTCTCTCACAAAGccattctgactctctctaatcAACCTATatagttttccaagtaatcataaatcctgaccaataatttgcccaccacaaaTGTAAGACAATTGATCTgtagttcccaggattatccctaatCTCTTTCTAGAAACAGGGAATGACaattgccaccctccaatcatctggcactactccagtgggcAGTGAGGGCACAAATGTCATTGCCATTCGCGCACTAATCTTTCCCCTCACTTCCTTCGGCATATTCTGTCtggaccaggggacttatctatccctaGGTttctcaaaattttcagcacttaacatcaacctgtttgagcatctCAGtatgtttcatgctgtcctcacaaaatgtcaaggtccctctcagtcgtgaatattgaagcaaagtattcaataAGGACCTCTCCTACCTTCTCCGACTCTAGGCAtaagttccctccattatcctTGACCGaccctatcctcactctggccaccTTCTTGCTTCTCACCTGAGTGTAGAATGCCTTTGAGTTTTTCTTCATCTGAACTGCTAAAAATTTTTCTCATGCCCCTTCTAgctctaagtccattcttcagttctttcCTGCTACCTCGTAACCCTCCAGAGCCCGGTgtgatctttgcctcctcaaccttaagtaagcttccttcttcctcttgctgagatattccgCATCCCTTGTCATGCACCGTTCTTTCAATCTACCAACccctccttgcctcagtg
The sequence above is drawn from the Chiloscyllium punctatum isolate Juve2018m chromosome 7, sChiPun1.3, whole genome shotgun sequence genome and encodes:
- the ccdc24 gene encoding coiled-coil domain-containing protein 24 isoform X4, giving the protein MEIWQGMRATRLTVSQLQASRAALPESPAIKDLLRQEIQLLLLDVQKRAQKEGRDKNDALAPYNPDVVSFAMGQSKVQNTMNNPASTVNLINQQVGLRTFETSNRNENGSLSGLSNSNYKDNINAIKDKINVRNIDEVVAHLQSILQEECNTLEKHIQFLQECIEEEHNCSLNSMMQSTIPSIAELKDERKILERDLQQAPSIQSLLQVHKPPGCRSSKRSCRNISRWSNTAAKTSEETQYSILAADLSEADLEQKIKKHSISTKGESSSNGTGNLKALATSSHRTSFRAVDLSLPSYHDERASASCPTSENTCAAHPQSNMKGQSKVQLHLMGDVSGPFDKREIESTPDRTCIEGSLLLQADVQKSLAYSESPNNFAVWGQSVSSSIRTDNHCTTESKRTLSSNLRNSVEVLSSIPKQDGRVLIPSPPSGEKPRNMHRVRRARVDSLAGSA